The following are encoded in a window of Cygnus atratus isolate AKBS03 ecotype Queensland, Australia chromosome 20, CAtr_DNAZoo_HiC_assembly, whole genome shotgun sequence genomic DNA:
- the TUBD1 gene encoding tubulin delta chain isoform X2, which produces MNLVQKEAEKCDRLGGFFTIMSMAGGTGSGLGAFVTQCLRDAFPSSFILNHVIWPYGTGEVIVQNYNSVLTLSHLYQSSDALLVHENDVIHKICAQLMHMKQISFKDVNQVIAHQLGSVFQPTYTAEDGLHYSRNPLGDLMETLVPHPEFKMLGLRNIPQMPENSLAYSTYSWPGLIKHLRQMLIANAKMEEGIDWQVQPPRPGSSIPSSHSTNKLLHFNTSIANLVILRGKDTHSADLGSFRDPSLYTSWLNPQDAFSAWKTPRAFNKYEKSASLVSNSQFLLKPLDNVVRKAWNMFASKAYVHQYTKYGIEEEDFLDSFTALEQVISSYTIL; this is translated from the exons ATGAATCTGGtacaaaaagaagcagagaaatgtgACCGACTTGGTGGATTTTTCACGATAATGAGCATGGCTGGTGGTACAGGATCTGGTTTAGGAGCATTTGTGACCCAATGTTTGAGAGATGCTTTTCCATCCTCATTTATATTAAACCATGTTATCTGGCCCTACGGCACTGGTGAG gtCATTGTTCAAAACTACAACTCTGTTTTGACTCTGTCACATCTGTATCAGTCATCAGATGCTCTTCTTGTTCACGAAAATGATGTCATCCACAAGATCTGTGCTCAGCTAATGCATATGAAACAGATCTCCTTCAAGGATGTAAACCAAGTCATTGCACATCAGCTAGGGAGTGTTTTCCAGCCCACTTACACAGCAGAAGATGGCTTACACTACAGCAGAAACCCATTAG gagactTAATGGAGACATTAGTTCCACATCCTGAATTCAAGATGTTGGGTCTTCGTAACATACCTCAGATGCCTGAAAATTCCCTTGCATATAGCACATACAGTTGGCCTGGACTCATCAAACATCTAAGGCAAATGCTCATTGCTAATGCCAAAATGGAAGAAG GTATTGATTGGCAAGTACAGCCGCCACGTCCGGGCTCCTCCATTCCCTCCAGCCATTCCACAAACAAGCTGCTGCATTTCAATACTTCCATTGCCAACCTGGTTATCCTGAGAGGAAAAGATACGCACAGTGCAGACTTag GAAGTTTCCGAGATCCTTCATTATATACGTCATGGTTAAACCCTCAGGATGCTTTTAGTGCATGGAAAACACCAAGAGCATTTAATAAGTATGAAAAGTCTGCTTCTTTGGTTAGCAATAGCCAGTTCCTGCTGAAACCTCTTGACAATGTTGTACGAAAAGCTTGGAATATGTTTGCTTCCAA AGCCTATGTTCACCAGTACACTAAATATGGAATTGAAGAGGAAGACTTCTTGGACAGCTTCACAGCTCTGGAACAAGTTATCTCCAGTTACACCATCCTTTGA
- the TUBD1 gene encoding tubulin delta chain isoform X1, producing MSIVTVQLGQCGNQIGREVFNAICSDVHGAHGLCSKKENESYHDACKERFFIEAESGVPVARAALVDMEPKVISQTLSIAAKSGYWKYDDHSHFCQKQGSGNNWANGYTVHGPRHKEVIMNLVQKEAEKCDRLGGFFTIMSMAGGTGSGLGAFVTQCLRDAFPSSFILNHVIWPYGTGEVIVQNYNSVLTLSHLYQSSDALLVHENDVIHKICAQLMHMKQISFKDVNQVIAHQLGSVFQPTYTAEDGLHYSRNPLGDLMETLVPHPEFKMLGLRNIPQMPENSLAYSTYSWPGLIKHLRQMLIANAKMEEGIDWQVQPPRPGSSIPSSHSTNKLLHFNTSIANLVILRGKDTHSADLGSFRDPSLYTSWLNPQDAFSAWKTPRAFNKYEKSASLVSNSQFLLKPLDNVVRKAWNMFASKAYVHQYTKYGIEEEDFLDSFTALEQVISSYTIL from the exons ATGTCAATAGTTACAGTCCAGCTCGGACAGTGCGGTAATCAAATTGGTCGTGAGGTGTTTAATGCTATCTGCAGTGATGTCCATGGCGCACACGGACTGTGTTCCAAGAAGGAGAATGAATCCTATCATGATGCATGTAAAGAACGCTTTTTCATCGAGGCAGAATCTGGAG TACCTGTTGCCCGGGCTGCGCTTGTTGACATGGAACCTAAAGTAATCAGCCAAACTCTGTCAATAGCTGCCAAGTCTGGCTACTGGAAATACGATGATCATTCACACTTCTGTCAGAAGCAAGGGTCTGGGAACAACTGGGCAAATGG TTACACTGTTCATGGGCCTAGACACAAAGAAGTAATCATGAATCTGGtacaaaaagaagcagagaaatgtgACCGACTTGGTGGATTTTTCACGATAATGAGCATGGCTGGTGGTACAGGATCTGGTTTAGGAGCATTTGTGACCCAATGTTTGAGAGATGCTTTTCCATCCTCATTTATATTAAACCATGTTATCTGGCCCTACGGCACTGGTGAG gtCATTGTTCAAAACTACAACTCTGTTTTGACTCTGTCACATCTGTATCAGTCATCAGATGCTCTTCTTGTTCACGAAAATGATGTCATCCACAAGATCTGTGCTCAGCTAATGCATATGAAACAGATCTCCTTCAAGGATGTAAACCAAGTCATTGCACATCAGCTAGGGAGTGTTTTCCAGCCCACTTACACAGCAGAAGATGGCTTACACTACAGCAGAAACCCATTAG gagactTAATGGAGACATTAGTTCCACATCCTGAATTCAAGATGTTGGGTCTTCGTAACATACCTCAGATGCCTGAAAATTCCCTTGCATATAGCACATACAGTTGGCCTGGACTCATCAAACATCTAAGGCAAATGCTCATTGCTAATGCCAAAATGGAAGAAG GTATTGATTGGCAAGTACAGCCGCCACGTCCGGGCTCCTCCATTCCCTCCAGCCATTCCACAAACAAGCTGCTGCATTTCAATACTTCCATTGCCAACCTGGTTATCCTGAGAGGAAAAGATACGCACAGTGCAGACTTag GAAGTTTCCGAGATCCTTCATTATATACGTCATGGTTAAACCCTCAGGATGCTTTTAGTGCATGGAAAACACCAAGAGCATTTAATAAGTATGAAAAGTCTGCTTCTTTGGTTAGCAATAGCCAGTTCCTGCTGAAACCTCTTGACAATGTTGTACGAAAAGCTTGGAATATGTTTGCTTCCAA AGCCTATGTTCACCAGTACACTAAATATGGAATTGAAGAGGAAGACTTCTTGGACAGCTTCACAGCTCTGGAACAAGTTATCTCCAGTTACACCATCCTTTGA